A stretch of Anaerotignum faecicola DNA encodes these proteins:
- a CDS encoding exopolyphosphatase — protein MRLVTRSDFDGLVCGALLKEAGVIDHWKFAHPKDLQDGLVEITEDDCLANVPFVEGCGLWFDHHSSE, from the coding sequence ATGAGATTAGTAACACGTTCTGACTTTGATGGTCTCGTCTGCGGTGCGCTTCTAAAGGAAGCAGGCGTCATCGACCATTGGAAATTTGCACATCCGAAGGATCTGCAGGATGGTCTCGTCGAGATCACGGAGGATGACTGTCTGGCAAATGTCCCCTTTGTAGAAGGCTGCGGCCTCTGGTTCGACCATCACTCCAGCGAGTT